Proteins encoded within one genomic window of Triticum aestivum cultivar Chinese Spring chromosome 2D, IWGSC CS RefSeq v2.1, whole genome shotgun sequence:
- the LOC123051304 gene encoding disease resistance protein RGA5 isoform X4 codes for MLLVTGVMGRLLLKLGDLLAGEYKLQKGVKEDIESLKKEMGSIHIALKEVAEVPRDRLNAQFKKWADELRELSYDMEDVVDNFLVCVEGSDPAPNSNKLKWLMEKMTGYFTKANGRHQIANDIKALKKLAQEVAARRARCQVSGAVVNPPSRCKVDPRMLALYKDQQELVGIEAGRVELTKRLVLGGEDVSNQQLKIVSIVGPGGLGKTTLAKAVYDSLQAQYVHKAFVPVGQKPEVNKVLKDILLELRVRASDVATLDERQLVEKVREQLQNVRYFIVIDDIWDLESWGTIKCALLDNNRGSRVITTTRIHEVAANTGDVYKLEPLSHDLSKALFYKRLFGGEENCPDDLPSEVTKKFIQKCGGVPLAIIAIASLLVGKRVEDWSMVYTSIGFGYGDTRDIDDMRRILLFSYDDLPCYLRPCLLHLSIFPEDALIMKETLIWMWVAEGFVSEERGRGLFEIGDGYFSALVNRSLILPVEKKGKNVIYACRVHDMVLDTICWLAKEEKFVTIVDGNEKYSSSESSVRRLAIQTRDDEQQNHLANTSMPKLRSCYASSCHKSMMPPLSSFQVLRVLDMKNCIFLENCHLKHLGRLHQLRYLSLEHTDISELPKDIGDLKFLQTLDLSYCKIKGLPQSTSSLRKLKRLRMVGEPLRNVGIAVPNWIGNLTSLEELSLKMSGEFSTFVEELGKLTELRVLDCHLRGSLDDRSKKTFVGSVCKLKKIQILHLEGLYGWSELEADTYWAGYRPPRELRDLSISTKFSRLPAWINSSLLPNLSKLKMQAYPMEERDVVNLWGLPELRSLKELWIRPGGMEFPDGAFPKLRSCGIDAPFWFQPGSMRSLECITFGTGRYLNKKDAVIDVDFIGTLGNLPSLRCVFADMDCWGGARASDVEKMEAAVRQAIDNHPNRPTLRLSRRGGDPFWLFIFLYI; via the exons AACTTCCTGGTGTGCGTTGAGGGATCTGATCCAGCACCCAACTCCAACAAGCTCAAATGGCTAATGGAGAAGATGACCGGCTATTTCACCAAAGCCAACGGTCGCCATCAGATCGCCAATGACATTAAGGCTCTCAAGAAACTTGCCCAAGAGGTGGCTGCCCGGCGTGCCAGATGCCAAGTCAGCGGTGCTGTTGTCAATCCACCTAGCAGATGCAAGGTTGACCCTCGTATGCTGGCTTTGTACAAGGATCAGCAAGAGCTCGTTGGCATTGAAGCCGGACGGGTCGAGCTAACCAAGAGGCTGGTACTTGGTGGTGAGGATGTGTCAAATCAACAACTCAAGATAGTCTCTATTGTCGGACCTGGAGGACTTGGCAAGACAACTCTTGCCAAGGCAGTGTACGATAGTCTTCAAGCGCAATATGTTCACAAAGCTTTTGTTCCGGTGGGTCAAAAACCTGAAGTGAACAAAGTTCTCAAGGACATCCTCTTGGAACTGCGCGTGCGTGCGAGCGATGTAGCCACATTGGATGAAAGACAACTTGTCGAAAAAGTCCGAGAACAACTTCAGAATGTCAG GTACTTCATCGTTATCGATGACATATGGGATTTGGAATCATGGGGAACAATCAAATGTGCTTTGTTGGACAACAATCGTGGAAGTCGAGTAATCACAACAACTCGCATTCACGAAGTCGCAGCAAACACGGGTGATGTCTACAAGCTAGAACCACTTTCTCATGATTTGTCTAAAGCACTATTCTATAAAAGATTATTTGGTGGTGAAGAGAACTGCCCTGATGATCTACCTTCTGAGGTAACTAAAAAATTTATACAGAAATGTGGTGGCGTGCCGCTCGCTATCATTGCAATAGCTAGTTTGTTGGTTGGTAAAAGAGTGGAGGATTGGTCTATGGTATACACCTCTATTGGTTTTGGATATGGAGATACTAGAGATATTGATGACATGAGAAGGATACTACTATTTAGCTATGATGATCTACCTTGTTATCTAAGGCCTTGTCTATTGCATCTGAGCATATTCCCAGAGGACGCTTTGATCATGAAAGAGACATTGATATGGATGTGGGTGGCCGAAGGCTTTGTCAGTGAAGAGCGAGGGAGAGGGTTATTTGAGATTGGAGATGGATACTTTAGTGCTCTCGTAAACCGAAGCCTGATCTTGCCTGTGGAGAAGAAAGGAAAGAATGTCATATATGCTTGCCGTGTTCATGATATGGTACTTGATACAATTTGTTGGTTAGCGAAGGAAGAAAAATTTGTTACCATAGTGGATGGTAATGAGAAATACTCATCTTCAGAAAGCAGTGTTCGTAGGTTAGCTATCCAAACAAGAGATGATGAGCAGCAAAACCATTTGGCCAACACAAGCATGCCAAAACTGAGGTCATGTTATGCCAGCAGCTGTCATAAAAGTATGATGCCACCACTTTCAAGCTTTCAAGTGTTACGTGTTCTAGACATGAAAAACTGCATATTTCTGGAAAACTGTCATCTTAAGCATCTTGGAAGGTTACATCAGTTGAGATACTTGAGTCTGGAGCACACAGATATTAGTGAGCTCCCAAAAGATATAGGAGATCTAAAGTTTCTGCAGACACTAGACTTGAGTTACTGCAAGATAAAAGGATTGCCGCAGAGTACTAGTTCGCTAAGGAAACTTAAGCGCTTGCGCATGGTCGGGGAGCCCCTGCGAAATGTTGGTATAGCAGTGCCGAATTGGATAGGGAACCTGACATCCCTGGAGGAGTTATCTTTGAAAATGAGTGGTGAATTCTCTACCTTCGTTGAAGAACTTGGTAAGCTGACAGAGCTGAGGGTGCTGGACTGTCATTTAAGGGGAAGTCTGGATGATCGTTCTAAGAAAACTTTTGTGGGTTCTGTATGCAAACTTAAGAAAATCCAAATCCTACATCTTGAGGGCCTCTATGGGTGGTCGGAATTGGAGGCAGATACCTACTGGGCAGGCTACAGGCCCCCTCGGGAACTCCGTGATCTGTCAATATCGACCAAGTTCAGTAGGCTCCCGGCGTGGATTAATTCCTCGCTGCTTCCGAACCTCTCCAAACTAAAAATGCAGGCTTATCCTATGGAGGAGCGGGATGTGGTCAACCTGTGGGGCTTGCCAGAGCTTCGTAGTTTGAAAGAATTGTGGATACGACCAGGGGGCATGGAGTTCCCTGATGGTGCGTTCCCCAAGTTGAGGAGCTGTGGGATAGATGCACCTTTCTGGTTTCAGCCCGGAAGCATGCGGAGCCTTGAATGCATTACGTTCGGCACCGGGAGGTACTTGAACAAGAAGGATGCCGTCATTGATGTTGACTTTATTGGTACCCTGGGGAACCTCCCTTCTCTCCGGTGCGTCTTCGCTGATATGGACTGCTGGGGTGGTGCCCGTGCTTCTGATGTGGAGAAGATGGAGGCAGCGGTGAGGCAAGCAATAGACAATCATCCCAACCGTCCCACCCTTCGACTCAGCAGGCGTGGTGGAGATCCG TTTTGGCTTTTTATATTTTTGTATATATAG
- the LOC123051304 gene encoding disease resistance protein RGA5 isoform X1 codes for MLLVTGVMGRLLLKLGDLLAGEYKLQKGVKEDIESLKKEMGSIHIALKEVAEVPRDRLNAQFKKWADELRELSYDMEDVVDNFLVCVEGSDPAPNSNKLKWLMEKMTGYFTKANGRHQIANDIKALKKLAQEVAARRARCQVSGAVVNPPSRCKVDPRMLALYKDQQELVGIEAGRVELTKRLVLGGEDVSNQQLKIVSIVGPGGLGKTTLAKAVYDSLQAQYVHKAFVPVGQKPEVNKVLKDILLELRVRASDVATLDERQLVEKVREQLQNVRYFIVIDDIWDLESWGTIKCALLDNNRGSRVITTTRIHEVAANTGDVYKLEPLSHDLSKALFYKRLFGGEENCPDDLPSEVTKKFIQKCGGVPLAIIAIASLLVGKRVEDWSMVYTSIGFGYGDTRDIDDMRRILLFSYDDLPCYLRPCLLHLSIFPEDALIMKETLIWMWVAEGFVSEERGRGLFEIGDGYFSALVNRSLILPVEKKGKNVIYACRVHDMVLDTICWLAKEEKFVTIVDGNEKYSSSESSVRRLAIQTRDDEQQNHLANTSMPKLRSCYASSCHKSMMPPLSSFQVLRVLDMKNCIFLENCHLKHLGRLHQLRYLSLEHTDISELPKDIGDLKFLQTLDLSYCKIKGLPQSTSSLRKLKRLRMVGEPLRNVGIAVPNWIGNLTSLEELSLKMSGEFSTFVEELGKLTELRVLDCHLRGSLDDRSKKTFVGSVCKLKKIQILHLEGLYGWSELEADTYWAGYRPPRELRDLSISTKFSRLPAWINSSLLPNLSKLKMQAYPMEERDVVNLWGLPELRSLKELWIRPGGMEFPDGAFPKLRSCGIDAPFWFQPGSMRSLECITFGTGRYLNKKDAVIDVDFIGTLGNLPSLRCVFADMDCWGGARASDVEKMEAAVRQAIDNHPNRPTLRLSRRGGDPIKEPASPLLDHNTGVGTSAQQEDNEESSSQLTEQEERRKYVRSPMKFTPTRRIPPRPQTKSPTTNAKPTTSLTLMQRRSAQSSTSTPAVLSLASVLACLPHHQRAQQPPVSVPLLRRSTRKRRRKNRRQTDRSSRPRNTKKPRTGQQRPCTQSSPLVLQKAVRPPPLRLLLLCPLDRGGGVGRALVASSPAAVLLTSVVPCF; via the exons AACTTCCTGGTGTGCGTTGAGGGATCTGATCCAGCACCCAACTCCAACAAGCTCAAATGGCTAATGGAGAAGATGACCGGCTATTTCACCAAAGCCAACGGTCGCCATCAGATCGCCAATGACATTAAGGCTCTCAAGAAACTTGCCCAAGAGGTGGCTGCCCGGCGTGCCAGATGCCAAGTCAGCGGTGCTGTTGTCAATCCACCTAGCAGATGCAAGGTTGACCCTCGTATGCTGGCTTTGTACAAGGATCAGCAAGAGCTCGTTGGCATTGAAGCCGGACGGGTCGAGCTAACCAAGAGGCTGGTACTTGGTGGTGAGGATGTGTCAAATCAACAACTCAAGATAGTCTCTATTGTCGGACCTGGAGGACTTGGCAAGACAACTCTTGCCAAGGCAGTGTACGATAGTCTTCAAGCGCAATATGTTCACAAAGCTTTTGTTCCGGTGGGTCAAAAACCTGAAGTGAACAAAGTTCTCAAGGACATCCTCTTGGAACTGCGCGTGCGTGCGAGCGATGTAGCCACATTGGATGAAAGACAACTTGTCGAAAAAGTCCGAGAACAACTTCAGAATGTCAG GTACTTCATCGTTATCGATGACATATGGGATTTGGAATCATGGGGAACAATCAAATGTGCTTTGTTGGACAACAATCGTGGAAGTCGAGTAATCACAACAACTCGCATTCACGAAGTCGCAGCAAACACGGGTGATGTCTACAAGCTAGAACCACTTTCTCATGATTTGTCTAAAGCACTATTCTATAAAAGATTATTTGGTGGTGAAGAGAACTGCCCTGATGATCTACCTTCTGAGGTAACTAAAAAATTTATACAGAAATGTGGTGGCGTGCCGCTCGCTATCATTGCAATAGCTAGTTTGTTGGTTGGTAAAAGAGTGGAGGATTGGTCTATGGTATACACCTCTATTGGTTTTGGATATGGAGATACTAGAGATATTGATGACATGAGAAGGATACTACTATTTAGCTATGATGATCTACCTTGTTATCTAAGGCCTTGTCTATTGCATCTGAGCATATTCCCAGAGGACGCTTTGATCATGAAAGAGACATTGATATGGATGTGGGTGGCCGAAGGCTTTGTCAGTGAAGAGCGAGGGAGAGGGTTATTTGAGATTGGAGATGGATACTTTAGTGCTCTCGTAAACCGAAGCCTGATCTTGCCTGTGGAGAAGAAAGGAAAGAATGTCATATATGCTTGCCGTGTTCATGATATGGTACTTGATACAATTTGTTGGTTAGCGAAGGAAGAAAAATTTGTTACCATAGTGGATGGTAATGAGAAATACTCATCTTCAGAAAGCAGTGTTCGTAGGTTAGCTATCCAAACAAGAGATGATGAGCAGCAAAACCATTTGGCCAACACAAGCATGCCAAAACTGAGGTCATGTTATGCCAGCAGCTGTCATAAAAGTATGATGCCACCACTTTCAAGCTTTCAAGTGTTACGTGTTCTAGACATGAAAAACTGCATATTTCTGGAAAACTGTCATCTTAAGCATCTTGGAAGGTTACATCAGTTGAGATACTTGAGTCTGGAGCACACAGATATTAGTGAGCTCCCAAAAGATATAGGAGATCTAAAGTTTCTGCAGACACTAGACTTGAGTTACTGCAAGATAAAAGGATTGCCGCAGAGTACTAGTTCGCTAAGGAAACTTAAGCGCTTGCGCATGGTCGGGGAGCCCCTGCGAAATGTTGGTATAGCAGTGCCGAATTGGATAGGGAACCTGACATCCCTGGAGGAGTTATCTTTGAAAATGAGTGGTGAATTCTCTACCTTCGTTGAAGAACTTGGTAAGCTGACAGAGCTGAGGGTGCTGGACTGTCATTTAAGGGGAAGTCTGGATGATCGTTCTAAGAAAACTTTTGTGGGTTCTGTATGCAAACTTAAGAAAATCCAAATCCTACATCTTGAGGGCCTCTATGGGTGGTCGGAATTGGAGGCAGATACCTACTGGGCAGGCTACAGGCCCCCTCGGGAACTCCGTGATCTGTCAATATCGACCAAGTTCAGTAGGCTCCCGGCGTGGATTAATTCCTCGCTGCTTCCGAACCTCTCCAAACTAAAAATGCAGGCTTATCCTATGGAGGAGCGGGATGTGGTCAACCTGTGGGGCTTGCCAGAGCTTCGTAGTTTGAAAGAATTGTGGATACGACCAGGGGGCATGGAGTTCCCTGATGGTGCGTTCCCCAAGTTGAGGAGCTGTGGGATAGATGCACCTTTCTGGTTTCAGCCCGGAAGCATGCGGAGCCTTGAATGCATTACGTTCGGCACCGGGAGGTACTTGAACAAGAAGGATGCCGTCATTGATGTTGACTTTATTGGTACCCTGGGGAACCTCCCTTCTCTCCGGTGCGTCTTCGCTGATATGGACTGCTGGGGTGGTGCCCGTGCTTCTGATGTGGAGAAGATGGAGGCAGCGGTGAGGCAAGCAATAGACAATCATCCCAACCGTCCCACCCTTCGACTCAGCAGGCGTGGTGGAGATCCG ATAAAAGAACCAGCCTCCCCTCTTCTGGATCATAATACCGGTGTTGGTACGTCTGCTCAGCAGGAGGACAACGAAGAATCCAGCTCCCAACTGACAGAACAAGAG gaacggaggaagtatgtaCGTAGTCCCATGAAGTTCACGCCCACGCGTCGGATTCCTCCAAGGCCGCAGACCAAAAG CCCGACGACGAACGCGAAGCCAACGACGTCGTTGACGTTGATGCAGCGGAGAAGTGCTCAGTCCTCGACGTCCACCCCGGCGGTCCTGTCCCTCGCCTCAGTTTTGGCATGTCTGCCCCATCACCAGCGCGCACAACAACCGCCGGTGTCAGTTCCTCTGCTCAGGCGATCAACgagaaagaggaggaggaagaatcgcAGGCAGACCGACAGGAGCAG CCGGCCGAGGAACACGAAGAAGCCGAGGACGGGTCAGCAGAGACCCTGCACACAGTCGTCGCCACTAGTCTTGCAGAAAGCAGTGAGGCCGCCGCCGCTACGCCTGCTCCTCCTGTGCCCGCTCGACCGAGGTGGAGGCGTTGGGCGTGCTTTAGTTGCCTCAAGTCCGGCAGCAGTTCTTCTCACTAGTGTGGTGCCGTGCTTCTGA
- the LOC123051304 gene encoding disease resistance protein RGA5 isoform X3, with amino-acid sequence MLLVTGVMGRLLLKLGDLLAGEYKLQKGVKEDIESLKKEMGSIHIALKEVAEVPRDRLNAQFKKWADELRELSYDMEDVVDNFLVCVEGSDPAPNSNKLKWLMEKMTGYFTKANGRHQIANDIKALKKLAQEVAARRARCQVSGAVVNPPSRCKVDPRMLALYKDQQELVGIEAGRVELTKRLVLGGEDVSNQQLKIVSIVGPGGLGKTTLAKAVYDSLQAQYVHKAFVPVGQKPEVNKVLKDILLELRVRASDVATLDERQLVEKVREQLQNVRYFIVIDDIWDLESWGTIKCALLDNNRGSRVITTTRIHEVAANTGDVYKLEPLSHDLSKALFYKRLFGGEENCPDDLPSEVTKKFIQKCGGVPLAIIAIASLLVGKRVEDWSMVYTSIGFGYGDTRDIDDMRRILLFSYDDLPCYLRPCLLHLSIFPEDALIMKETLIWMWVAEGFVSEERGRGLFEIGDGYFSALVNRSLILPVEKKGKNVIYACRVHDMVLDTICWLAKEEKFVTIVDGNEKYSSSESSVRRLAIQTRDDEQQNHLANTSMPKLRSCYASSCHKSMMPPLSSFQVLRVLDMKNCIFLENCHLKHLGRLHQLRYLSLEHTDISELPKDIGDLKFLQTLDLSYCKIKGLPQSTSSLRKLKRLRMVGEPLRNVGIAVPNWIGNLTSLEELSLKMSGEFSTFVEELGKLTELRVLDCHLRGSLDDRSKKTFVGSVCKLKKIQILHLEGLYGWSELEADTYWAGYRPPRELRDLSISTKFSRLPAWINSSLLPNLSKLKMQAYPMEERDVVNLWGLPELRSLKELWIRPGGMEFPDGAFPKLRSCGIDAPFWFQPGSMRSLECITFGTGRYLNKKDAVIDVDFIGTLGNLPSLRCVFADMDCWGGARASDVEKMEAAVRQAIDNHPNRPTLRLSRRGGDPIKEPASPLLDHNTGVGTSAQQEDNEESSSQLTEQEPAEEHEEAEDGSAETLHTVVATSLAESSEAAAATPAPPVPARPRWRRWACFSCLKSGSSSSH; translated from the exons AACTTCCTGGTGTGCGTTGAGGGATCTGATCCAGCACCCAACTCCAACAAGCTCAAATGGCTAATGGAGAAGATGACCGGCTATTTCACCAAAGCCAACGGTCGCCATCAGATCGCCAATGACATTAAGGCTCTCAAGAAACTTGCCCAAGAGGTGGCTGCCCGGCGTGCCAGATGCCAAGTCAGCGGTGCTGTTGTCAATCCACCTAGCAGATGCAAGGTTGACCCTCGTATGCTGGCTTTGTACAAGGATCAGCAAGAGCTCGTTGGCATTGAAGCCGGACGGGTCGAGCTAACCAAGAGGCTGGTACTTGGTGGTGAGGATGTGTCAAATCAACAACTCAAGATAGTCTCTATTGTCGGACCTGGAGGACTTGGCAAGACAACTCTTGCCAAGGCAGTGTACGATAGTCTTCAAGCGCAATATGTTCACAAAGCTTTTGTTCCGGTGGGTCAAAAACCTGAAGTGAACAAAGTTCTCAAGGACATCCTCTTGGAACTGCGCGTGCGTGCGAGCGATGTAGCCACATTGGATGAAAGACAACTTGTCGAAAAAGTCCGAGAACAACTTCAGAATGTCAG GTACTTCATCGTTATCGATGACATATGGGATTTGGAATCATGGGGAACAATCAAATGTGCTTTGTTGGACAACAATCGTGGAAGTCGAGTAATCACAACAACTCGCATTCACGAAGTCGCAGCAAACACGGGTGATGTCTACAAGCTAGAACCACTTTCTCATGATTTGTCTAAAGCACTATTCTATAAAAGATTATTTGGTGGTGAAGAGAACTGCCCTGATGATCTACCTTCTGAGGTAACTAAAAAATTTATACAGAAATGTGGTGGCGTGCCGCTCGCTATCATTGCAATAGCTAGTTTGTTGGTTGGTAAAAGAGTGGAGGATTGGTCTATGGTATACACCTCTATTGGTTTTGGATATGGAGATACTAGAGATATTGATGACATGAGAAGGATACTACTATTTAGCTATGATGATCTACCTTGTTATCTAAGGCCTTGTCTATTGCATCTGAGCATATTCCCAGAGGACGCTTTGATCATGAAAGAGACATTGATATGGATGTGGGTGGCCGAAGGCTTTGTCAGTGAAGAGCGAGGGAGAGGGTTATTTGAGATTGGAGATGGATACTTTAGTGCTCTCGTAAACCGAAGCCTGATCTTGCCTGTGGAGAAGAAAGGAAAGAATGTCATATATGCTTGCCGTGTTCATGATATGGTACTTGATACAATTTGTTGGTTAGCGAAGGAAGAAAAATTTGTTACCATAGTGGATGGTAATGAGAAATACTCATCTTCAGAAAGCAGTGTTCGTAGGTTAGCTATCCAAACAAGAGATGATGAGCAGCAAAACCATTTGGCCAACACAAGCATGCCAAAACTGAGGTCATGTTATGCCAGCAGCTGTCATAAAAGTATGATGCCACCACTTTCAAGCTTTCAAGTGTTACGTGTTCTAGACATGAAAAACTGCATATTTCTGGAAAACTGTCATCTTAAGCATCTTGGAAGGTTACATCAGTTGAGATACTTGAGTCTGGAGCACACAGATATTAGTGAGCTCCCAAAAGATATAGGAGATCTAAAGTTTCTGCAGACACTAGACTTGAGTTACTGCAAGATAAAAGGATTGCCGCAGAGTACTAGTTCGCTAAGGAAACTTAAGCGCTTGCGCATGGTCGGGGAGCCCCTGCGAAATGTTGGTATAGCAGTGCCGAATTGGATAGGGAACCTGACATCCCTGGAGGAGTTATCTTTGAAAATGAGTGGTGAATTCTCTACCTTCGTTGAAGAACTTGGTAAGCTGACAGAGCTGAGGGTGCTGGACTGTCATTTAAGGGGAAGTCTGGATGATCGTTCTAAGAAAACTTTTGTGGGTTCTGTATGCAAACTTAAGAAAATCCAAATCCTACATCTTGAGGGCCTCTATGGGTGGTCGGAATTGGAGGCAGATACCTACTGGGCAGGCTACAGGCCCCCTCGGGAACTCCGTGATCTGTCAATATCGACCAAGTTCAGTAGGCTCCCGGCGTGGATTAATTCCTCGCTGCTTCCGAACCTCTCCAAACTAAAAATGCAGGCTTATCCTATGGAGGAGCGGGATGTGGTCAACCTGTGGGGCTTGCCAGAGCTTCGTAGTTTGAAAGAATTGTGGATACGACCAGGGGGCATGGAGTTCCCTGATGGTGCGTTCCCCAAGTTGAGGAGCTGTGGGATAGATGCACCTTTCTGGTTTCAGCCCGGAAGCATGCGGAGCCTTGAATGCATTACGTTCGGCACCGGGAGGTACTTGAACAAGAAGGATGCCGTCATTGATGTTGACTTTATTGGTACCCTGGGGAACCTCCCTTCTCTCCGGTGCGTCTTCGCTGATATGGACTGCTGGGGTGGTGCCCGTGCTTCTGATGTGGAGAAGATGGAGGCAGCGGTGAGGCAAGCAATAGACAATCATCCCAACCGTCCCACCCTTCGACTCAGCAGGCGTGGTGGAGATCCG ATAAAAGAACCAGCCTCCCCTCTTCTGGATCATAATACCGGTGTTGGTACGTCTGCTCAGCAGGAGGACAACGAAGAATCCAGCTCCCAACTGACAGAACAAGAG CCGGCCGAGGAACACGAAGAAGCCGAGGACGGGTCAGCAGAGACCCTGCACACAGTCGTCGCCACTAGTCTTGCAGAAAGCAGTGAGGCCGCCGCCGCTACGCCTGCTCCTCCTGTGCCCGCTCGACCGAGGTGGAGGCGTTGGGCGTGCTTTAGTTGCCTCAAGTCCGGCAGCAGTTCTTCTCACTAG